A DNA window from Hevea brasiliensis isolate MT/VB/25A 57/8 chromosome 2, ASM3005281v1, whole genome shotgun sequence contains the following coding sequences:
- the LOC110644875 gene encoding F-box/kelch-repeat protein OR23-like, with amino-acid sequence MDQFPSLSSSYSASPQLLSIDETVTLIPGLPNDIAAQILSMVPYSHHSRIKCTCKAWSAFLSSKTLISFRHHFHHLSHLLCIFPQDPSISSPYLFDPHNLAWRPLPLMPCNPHVYGRCNFTAISLGPNLYVLGGSLFDTRSFPMDRPSPSSSAFRFNFVESSWGQLSPMLSPRGSFACAAIPNLGKIIVAGGGSRHTLFGAAGSRMSSVETYDVGRDEWVAMDGLPRYRAGCVGFLVESGEEREFWVMGGYGESRTISGVFPVDEYYRDAVVMDVKKNGCGKWREVGNMWQEGERARLGKIVVVEDYDGDGPGVFMLDNNDIFRYDMVSNSWQKESGVPRKAPRNSSCGFVGLNGELLVMTFLKGGDATESRRPRQQKRVGSLLIQIYNPRKKTWRSLITKPPFHGLLDFNTAVMCTIQL; translated from the exons ATGGATCAATTTCCGTCCTTGTCTTCTTCATATTCGGCGTCTCCGCAACTGCTGTCAATCGACGAGACTGTGACTCTAATTCCCGGTCTCCCAAACGACATCGCAGCCCAAATTCTCTCCATGGTCCCTTACTCTCACCATTCTCGTATCAAATGCACTTGTAAGGCATGGTCCGCCTTCCTctcctccaaaaccctaatttccttcCGCCATCACTTCCACCATCTCAGTCATCTCCTGTGTATATTCCCTCAGGACCCTTCCATCTCGTCCCCTTACCTCTTTGATCCTCATAATCTCGCCTGGCGTCCGCTCCCACTCATGCCCTGTAACCCTCACGTGTACGGACGCTGCAACTTTACCGCCATATCTCTTGGTCCCAATCTCTATGTTCTTGGTGGGTCTCTCTTCGACACTCGGTCTTTCCCTATGGATCGCCCTTCGCCTTCCTCCTCCGCTTTCCGCTTCAATTTCGTCGAATCCTCGTGGGGCCAGCTCTCTCCGATGCTCTCCCCTCGCGGTTCCTTTGCTTGCGCTGCAATCCCTAATTTGGGAAAGATAATCGTGGCTGGTGGAGGGTCGAGGCATACGTTATTTGGGGCAGCAGGAAGTCGGATGAGTTCGGTGGAAACATATGATGTTGGGAGGGATGAGTGGGTAGCAATGGACGGGTTGCCCAGGTATAGAGCAGGTTGCGTGGGGTTTTTGGTAGAGAGTGGAGAGGAAAGGGAATTTTGGGTGATGGGAGGCTACGGGGAGTCGAGGACAATTTCTGGAGTGTTTCCCGTGGACGAATATTATAGGGATGCTGTAGTCATGGATGTGAAGAAGAATGGTTGTGGCAAGTGGAGGGAGGTTGGGAATATGTGGCAGGAAGGCGAGAGAGCAAGGCTTGGGAAGATTGTGGTTGTTGAGGATTATGATGGGGACGGGCCTGGTGTTTTTATGCTCGACAATAATGACATTTTCAG ATATGACATGGTTTCAAACTCTTGGCAAAAAGAGTCTGGCGTACCAAGAAAAGCTCCTCGCAACTCCTCATGTGGTTTTGTGGGGTTGAATGGGGAGCTGCTTGTAATGACTTTTCTGAAAGGAGGTGATGCAACAGAAAGTCGAAGGCCACGACAGCAAAAGAGGGTAGGATCACTTCTCATCCAAATTTACAATCCTAGGAAGAAGACATGGAGATCACTCATTACAAAACCGCCATTTCATGGCCTTTTGGATTTTAATACAGCAGTTATGTGCACCATTCAATTGTAG